DNA from Rubripirellula lacrimiformis:
GTGGCCATAGTGGGTATGAACGATAGCGTTGCATAACCGCCCGGATGAAATTGGAACGGTTCTTCGCGTGGAAACAAATTCATGAACCAGGTGTCGGTTTTCCACGATAGGTTGCTGTTCTTGTTCCAACGGGATGCAAAGCCGTCGTGGTGGTGCGTCCAATCGGCTGGCACACCGACGGCTGGATAATCAAAATCCGCCGGCGGGGCAGGGCTCGTCGCGAACGCGGCCCAGAATCCAATCAGGATCACCGCCGCCGAAACGTAGTGCACCCAGCGTGGTGCCATCGCGATCAGGAATACAAAGAAGTATCCCATCCCGATCTGCGTCAACGTGTCGTCGAATGTAAAGTTCGTGTGTTCGTGATGCAGCGATCGAAGCACGATACCAAGTGCGATCAAAACGATCGAACGCCAGGCAGCGTGGAACAGCATGCGGGGGCCCGACTGGCCATGTTTGATTCGGCTGGCGATCGAAAACGGCATCGCGACGCCGACCAGGAACGTGAACCCCGGCTGGATCATGTCGTGCAGCGATCCGCCTTCCCACGGCACGTGCGTGGTGTGAAACTGAATCCACTGAAAGATCTTCACCCCCGGAAAATGCTTCGCCAGCCCGTCCAAGTGCAGGATTTCGGCAAGCATCAAGAACATCACCATGCCACGATAGGCGTCGATGCTGATCTTTCGGCCGGTTGCTTTGCCGGTGGGCGATGATGGGGCGGGCGACGATAGGGCGGGCGACTGGACATTGTCAGCCGGGTTGCCTGCGGGAGGGGCGGGGTGGCTCATGAAATTGGTTCGGGTGGGCCGTTGGCAGGAAAAAGCGAGTATCGTAACGAAGGAACCGGTGTTGGGCGGCTGCCGATTGCTTGCACAGCGGCCGGTTGGAATTTCATTGAAACCACATTTGAACGGAAATTGGCTCGAAAATGTCAGACGATCCGAAGCCTGCCGTCATCCGGCTGGATGATTTCTTGAAGTACGTTGGCTTCGTCGGCACCGGAGGCGAGGCCAAGGTGCGAATCCAAGGCGGCGAAGTCACGGTCAATGGCGAAGTCGAAACGCGGCGACGAAAGCAGTTGACGATCGGCGATTTGGTCGATTGCGGAGGGGAAACCATCGTGGTCGAAGCGATGGAGTGAGCCAGCGTTCTGCACT
Protein-coding regions in this window:
- a CDS encoding acyltransferase family protein yields the protein MSHPAPPAGNPADNVQSPALSSPAPSSPTGKATGRKISIDAYRGMVMFLMLAEILHLDGLAKHFPGVKIFQWIQFHTTHVPWEGGSLHDMIQPGFTFLVGVAMPFSIASRIKHGQSGPRMLFHAAWRSIVLIALGIVLRSLHHEHTNFTFDDTLTQIGMGYFFVFLIAMAPRWVHYVSAAVILIGFWAAFATSPAPPADFDYPAVGVPADWTHHHDGFASRWNKNSNLSWKTDTWFMNLFPREEPFQFHPGGYATLSFIPTMATMIFGLWAGVWMKEPLEFSQRMKRFSIAIVVGIGSALILAATDICPNVKRIWTPSFALYSGGISMAWLLILHLICDVKQWQRWAHPFIIIGSNSILIYVMSWTLEEPIKELLVRHLGTAPFAIFGEQFVSPMLGLATLAIMFYVLVWLYRKRVFVKI
- a CDS encoding RNA-binding S4 domain-containing protein; its protein translation is MSDDPKPAVIRLDDFLKYVGFVGTGGEAKVRIQGGEVTVNGEVETRRRKQLTIGDLVDCGGETIVVEAME